ttTCAGATACCGATCATTCgggactgaaatcggccgataccgatcacattgatacattttaaaattaatttataatgagtgctattgggcATTGGTgctgtataaaggggaaaagtcaggacaattccaagcaaaaaataggtaatcactaataaaattagtaattaattaataaaaggggggcgtgatttttttcatgggatcCAGAATTTGATCCAGaattatgatatgaaaaaggaaccataaaatcaccttaatttagacaaaaacatatttgacttactttttacTCGGTGTCTTCTAGTGCTGAGAAAGGctgtcatctcgtccgatgaattaaattatttttcgggttattagcttagccttccgactgtcacacacatatgcTCGTGCTAGCCAcatggctacattagctgccttttgactgatgatcacactgtGATCCTCAAAAACACGTTTGTTCTCCAAATGCCGtgttaaagtttttaaaaatgctacccccgcaagatagttttggtggcatgtgttggtagttaGTTTCCACatagcagacatgattgttattgtgggaaaagtgggaggacgacgctgccAAAGACGTTAGGTAGGTCAAGACGCTACACAGCTTGAAGGGATTGCTGTGGGCTGCAATAGCATGAGCCACAGgtatcggcttttgtgattggcttCGAAAGACATTTATTGGCATTTGCAAATTtagtgatttttcacggaaatcggccgataccgatcgatcggagcacccctattgaatacagttgtccctcgccatttcgctgttcaaattttgcggcttaaCACTCTCcgggtctttaaaaaaaaattaataaattatcgctgtttcgtTGTTGACTACAGCACATTTTACGTATTCTTtccgagcataaaaatggcattaGGAAGACGCACTCAaagatgtagtattccacactggtcactagctgtcagtaatggtacactgatgagacaatagccaccaggaagtatcctgtccagaaaaaaacaaggaagtctgagtccatgTTATGTCtcagtggcttattttctgttattatgtgcactatattgggtaatacgattgtaaaggagactataggGGGGTagtttcatgtgtagagggctccaataatgttaaaaaccatatttgcCCGtatatgctcaaactacaaaaatattcaatttataaataaagaatcctactttgcggaaattcacttcatggtcgggtctggcaccaataaaccgcaataaacgagggattagtgtatcTCTGTGACATCATGATTTACATTCCAGAGGTCTCGTATTATGAAAAAGTGTCATTCTAATGATGTTGTAGCAGTAATATGTGTCACTAGAGGCTGTTTATGACCACCaaacttgtttgctccactcaAATGCTGTTTTGAAGttccaaaaaaaaattgccccgGTTCGCGTATATTTCCCGGTTTACGTACAAcatggcgcacgtcttgtcaTGTCATTAGCACACTGGTGTGAGGTACAACTGTGTTCATCACAAAAAGCCCCTGTTAGCATGAGAttagcatggaaaccggaaATGGAAGTCATTGTTCCCCAGCACAGTTGCCTGTAAAACTAGTTTAGTTGGAGTTTtttgctaacacacacacagtcacgccaccagtctgtgcttttcttatttatcacggctgcaaaataacccaaaatggagccaaagaaagttgcaagtaacAGCGCTTTGATAAAGAtggtgagaaatactattgaatagcaaaacaggaaggtgatgtCTGTGTGGACCTCCGCTCGTCCGTGGCCGCTGCCTCACGGCCGTCTTTCGTCATTCAAGTCTTCAaccaaggtaaaagtgacgttaaatgttcatttatccctttcatttctcatttgtaagcatctttgttttctgcatgtaaaattattattgtaaaaatgtaataaaaaaaattggcgGAGAGCTTGACAgcttcagtaaaaaaaataaatgtaaaaagcaggcttcgccacacatcttaaaataaagcctggagctctgccaactatccgtcagtcagctccaGACGTGGAAGCTCTACATTAAAATGTGAGCGTAACGTTAGCACTGTTGCTCACATGGCACAGTAGCtactagtgttgctaacgtgtGTGTCCTCCtttcccactccttaatgttacgttgttgtacgTAATATAtagcatctattacgttggacaagtgcagagttacagtgtgtatgtaaaaaaaaaaaaaaaaaagataacctGCACTGTAGCGCTTCTTCCTGCCTAACAGTCTAGTGTAGGCTTTAGTaagagcacttttaaactgtcttaAGGGTATATTGACACTGCAGACTATAATGCCCAGGTCGGATTTTTTGCTAATGTGAATGCAATGTGTCCGGGAAGTGACGCGCAAGAGCACAAAACACAAAGTCACACACGATACATGAGTTTGCAGAAGTAAACATTGCCTCAGTTTGTGGTCTCAGCCCtggtgcatttgtggcaatttcaagtaTTTTGTGCAACCAGAGTCGACGTTTTCTGAACAAAATTATTTTGTGTTGGAGATTAAGAAGGAAGGTCCGTTCCGAGGAGCGTGTATTTACTTTCaatgacgtataggtcggatatacgGGGACATgaacgttcagactgcagtagcatcggaTACAGATCGGATTTATATGACAGAAGAGGTtgcatttggaaaaaatgggaatCGTACTGCATGAAataaatcagatacaggtcacattagcaaaaaaatcggaattgacctgcagtgtgaacgtagcctaaatTCCAGCTTCCTTTAATGCAAACATGTGCCTCAGTTCTTTACTTCATATATATTACACACAATTGTcagtcatcttttttttcctgttactCCCTTCAGATAGTGGTGGAGGGTCCTCATCATTGGAGGTCCAAAAGGATTTGTTGCTGCCCTCTGTGGTTTCTCGTCCTGCTCAGTCTCATGGTACCAATCATCATTCTGATATTCCTGTTGACCTTTGAGCTTCCCAAGCATGTGGGAAAACCAGCTGCAAAAGTTAATGGTACAACAAGCCAAGTCAGTGTGCTGGAAGGCCTGGTCATCGCTTCATTTGGAGTCCCAGCCGCCAACGCTCTGAGGTTCGTCTTCCTGTTGGGCAAGAACCTCATCTTCAACGAGGAACTCAACATCAAGAGGGGCTTGGACAACGAGCGGGTCAGCAGCAAGCTGGGCTTCATGAGCGAAGTGAGGAAGGAGATGTGGTTCCTCTCTCGCTTTGTCGAGTTCATGGAGGTGTTTGAGAGCAGAAGAATCAGGGTGGTCCTCAGGATCACAAATCTAGACCGCTGCTCCCCACGAAAAATTGTAGCCGTTTTAGATGCTATCAATATTTTACTGTCAGATGAGGAGAGTCCATTTATTTCAGTTCTGGCCGTAGACCCAGAAATTATCATACAGAAGGTCAACTTTGCAGATGGCTGCTTCTGCAAAGAAGACCGAGCTTATGCGTTGTTAAACCGCATTGTCACTCTGGCCTTCACGGTCCCACCGCTTTGTGATGATTCAAAGCTCAGTATATTTCACAACTTGGCCAGCAGTTCAAAAAACCTTGAGGACAGAAACATGAGCAAAGATAAATATCAAACTGGAGGCTTAAAAAGAACCTCCTTATCAGATATATCAGGAGTGGAGGTCTTATCGGGAACAAAAGAGGCATATCCACTGATCAACAAAGCTGTTGCACTCCATGTAACTGAGGCAGACATAGAACATTGGGTCAAAAGGACCCTTGAGAGCAATGAAAGAAAGTTAAGTAAGTACATCTTAGATGACGCTATGTCCATGAGGAGAGTGATCAACTCCATTCGAGTGACTGTCATCATCATGGGGGTCTTAAAGACGGAGCTCCCTCAACCGGACCTCATAGCAGCCTGGGTGGTCCTGGCCAATCAGTGGCCCTGCCGACTCAGCTGGATCATCCAGTGCGTGGAAGATGCTCTACAGAGAGCCGAAATCGATCATAACGAGGCTGTTGCAGACCACTCCAAAGACCTATGGAATGTTTTCAGCGAGTCCAGAGCCGAGCTTTATGTGATGCGGGCCCAGATTGAAGACCTCCTTGATCAGGATGGAGACCCTGAAATGTTTGAGAGATTCCTCAAGGTGGATTTCCAGTTCACCATAGAGGATTTGAAGGCATTCAACGTAGTCACGGTGAACCTGAATCACTCATTGAAGAAAGAATTGGCTCAGATTCGAGGAACGTCTAGGCTGAAAGATTCTGGTTGGATGAGGGCCTTTGCTCCTTTGCCAATCACTTCTATTATCAATATGGACTCAGAAGATATATGTAAAGAGGTAAGAAATAGGGGATCACACTTGAGGTTTGATACGCTGCACTTTTCAATACATATTTagtagtgatgggaaactcgattCCTCGAGTTCTACTGAGCCGCTCACTGAAATGAATGTGGTACTCGATTTACTCGAGTCACTTGTCAcagagcgcacacacacagaaactcGCACATGCCCAACAAGTCTGGCAGCCGAACTGTAGATGCTTGGCgaacacccatgagtcagtgaactACAGTCTTCggttgagtacccgtgagtcagtgaaactcaagactTCATCAATGTTATGAcatgttacctggtttcctAGTTTGGCTAGTGGTAGcaggagtgagtgagtgaacgTTTTGAACAACTTGTTAATGACACGCACGTCACTAATATTTTGTCCTGGTTCTCTTAACGGACACACAGACATCGCCATAAAAGGCAGATGTTTAAAATGACAACCTGACTGGAGAGCGTTTGTGATGTAGTGTGTTGCGAAACTCCATCAATCCATGCATTTGCTATGCCGCTTACCAGCTCAGTGTCGTGGCCCCAGACTGGTCACAAGTATAGTTTGCGTGAACCCAGTCAAAGTCAGGCCATGATAATGTAGCAAGAACTGTGGTTACAGAGAACTAACATGCGTAATCGTTCTTAATTGTAGGGTCTGCGTACTCTGAAATTGCACACTATTACCTGCTTTTCCAAGTATTGCTGGAATATTCTGTCAATGCATGAACTCATGCTTGCAGTCTTTTTGTCAGAAATGGCTATGACCCCCATGACTATTTTCACAGGCTTTGTGCGGTGCGTAATGTATATAATGCAGAACACAGCAGCATAGAAGAAAGGCTGCTGAAGTGCGAAGTAATTTGAGTGTCAGAACCGTAAGGTAACAATATGGTAAAATTATTTTGTCTCTGCCTAATGCtccattttcttattttctctagCTGGAGAAGATGGAATATCCCAGAAAGTATTCAGATATTGTAAAAAGTAATCGCATCAGTGGCTCAGCGCTGGTATTTGGTGACCCAGAAGACGTCAAAAAATTGCTCAATATGACCTTTGGTGAATGGACGACTTTCAGACTTCGATTCCTGGGGTTGCCACAACATCTTCAACTGCAACCCAAGAATGTACATCATCCTCACAAGCAGTTGGCAAGACCTCCCCTACAAGACACACATCCCCATTTGGCGACAAGCACTATTTAAGAAACACACTCATTCCCCAAACGTTGCTCAGCATTTATGTTGTCAAACATTGCAGTGCACATAAACATGGAAAGAGTAATTACACAGATACACAATTTCTCAGTATTATTGAAAAGGACCAATTTGGTTtgagtctttgttttttttatataatttcaaCACACTTTAGTGTCATCTGTTAATGAGCAAATGAGGTGAAAGACTTTCAAGAGTTTTATGGTTGTGGAGGACATCTGCAATGTATGTACTTGTGGTACTGTGAACGACGCTCAATTAAGACGGT
The sequence above is a segment of the Dunckerocampus dactyliophorus isolate RoL2022-P2 chromosome 3, RoL_Ddac_1.1, whole genome shotgun sequence genome. Coding sequences within it:
- the nkpd1 gene encoding NTPase KAP family P-loop domain-containing protein 1 isoform X5 codes for the protein MSVWTSARPWPLPHGRLSSFKSSTKIVVEGPHHWRSKRICCCPLWFLVLLSLMVPIIILIFLLTFELPKHVGKPAAKVNGTTSQVSVLEGLVIASFGVPAANALRFVFLLGKNLIFNEELNIKRGLDNERVSSKLGFMSEVRKEMWFLSRFVEFMEVFESRRIRVVLRITNLDRCSPRKIVAVLDAINILLSDEESPFISVLAVDPEIIIQKVNFADGCFCKEDRAYALLNRIVTLAFTVPPLCDDSKLSIFHNLASSSKNLEDRNMSKDKYQTGGLKRTSLSDISGVEVLSGTKEAYPLINKAVALHVTEADIEHWVKRTLESNERKLSKYILDDAMSMRRVINSIRVTVIIMGVLKTELPQPDLIAAWVVLANQWPCRLSWIIQCVEDALQRAEIDHNEAVADHSKDLWNVFSESRAELYVMRAQIEDLLDQDGDPEMFERFLKVDFQFTIEDLKAFNVVTVNLNHSLKKELAQIRGTSRLKDSGWMRAFAPLPITSIINMDSEDICKELEKMEYPRKYSDIVKSNRISGSALVFGDPEDVKKLLNMTFGEWTTFRLRFLGLPQHLQLQPKNVHHPHKQLARPPLQDTHPHLATSTI
- the nkpd1 gene encoding NTPase KAP family P-loop domain-containing protein 1 isoform X1, which codes for MSTPTKDDIFAYALSKTLTKVSSPATVGLYSSCQSRIRRILEKMEAYMKHESRRIEEEYKGKSRPRPVKPSLVGMLALIWRLLFHKPVWTTENQDHHNVRFIHVNFSAWHFAGSDLLWAGLAIRLFQAMQMNFGKLQLVLYRVAQHNEEEEIKKKIVVEGPHHWRSKRICCCPLWFLVLLSLMVPIIILIFLLTFELPKHVGKPAAKVNGTTSQVSVLEGLVIASFGVPAANALRFVFLLGKNLIFNEELNIKRGLDNERVSSKLGFMSEVRKEMWFLSRFVEFMEVFESRRIRVVLRITNLDRCSPRKIVAVLDAINILLSDEESPFISVLAVDPEIIIQKVNFADGCFCKEDRAYALLNRIVTLAFTVPPLCDDSKLSIFHNLASSSKNLEDRNMSKDKYQTGGLKRTSLSDISGVEVLSGTKEAYPLINKAVALHVTEADIEHWVKRTLESNERKLSKYILDDAMSMRRVINSIRVTVIIMGVLKTELPQPDLIAAWVVLANQWPCRLSWIIQCVEDALQRAEIDHNEAVADHSKDLWNVFSESRAELYVMRAQIEDLLDQDGDPEMFERFLKVDFQFTIEDLKAFNVVTVNLNHSLKKELAQIRGTSRLKDSGWMRAFAPLPITSIINMDSEDICKELEKMEYPRKYSDIVKSNRISGSALVFGDPEDVKKLLNMTFGEWTTFRLRFLGLPQHLQLQPKNVHHPHKQLARPPLQDTHPHLATSTI
- the nkpd1 gene encoding NTPase KAP family P-loop domain-containing protein 1 isoform X4; this encodes MKHESRRIEEEYKGKSRPRPVKPSLVGMLALIWRLLFHKPVWTTENQDHHNVRFIHVNFSAWHFAGSDLLWAGLAIRLFQAMQMNFGKLQLVLYRVAQHNEEEEIKKKIVVEGPHHWRSKRICCCPLWFLVLLSLMVPIIILIFLLTFELPKHVGKPAAKVNGTTSQVSVLEGLVIASFGVPAANALRFVFLLGKNLIFNEELNIKRGLDNERVSSKLGFMSEVRKEMWFLSRFVEFMEVFESRRIRVVLRITNLDRCSPRKIVAVLDAINILLSDEESPFISVLAVDPEIIIQKVNFADGCFCKEDRAYALLNRIVTLAFTVPPLCDDSKLSIFHNLASSSKNLEDRNMSKDKYQTGGLKRTSLSDISGVEVLSGTKEAYPLINKAVALHVTEADIEHWVKRTLESNERKLSKYILDDAMSMRRVINSIRVTVIIMGVLKTELPQPDLIAAWVVLANQWPCRLSWIIQCVEDALQRAEIDHNEAVADHSKDLWNVFSESRAELYVMRAQIEDLLDQDGDPEMFERFLKVDFQFTIEDLKAFNVVTVNLNHSLKKELAQIRGTSRLKDSGWMRAFAPLPITSIINMDSEDICKELEKMEYPRKYSDIVKSNRISGSALVFGDPEDVKKLLNMTFGEWTTFRLRFLGLPQHLQLQPKNVHHPHKQLARPPLQDTHPHLATSTI
- the nkpd1 gene encoding NTPase KAP family P-loop domain-containing protein 1 isoform X3, which codes for MEAYMKHESRRIEEEYKGKSRPRPVKPSLVGMLALIWRLLFHKPVWTTENQDHHNVRFIHVNFSAWHFAGSDLLWAGLAIRLFQAMQMNFGKLQLVLYRVAQHNEEEEIKKKIVVEGPHHWRSKRICCCPLWFLVLLSLMVPIIILIFLLTFELPKHVGKPAAKVNGTTSQVSVLEGLVIASFGVPAANALRFVFLLGKNLIFNEELNIKRGLDNERVSSKLGFMSEVRKEMWFLSRFVEFMEVFESRRIRVVLRITNLDRCSPRKIVAVLDAINILLSDEESPFISVLAVDPEIIIQKVNFADGCFCKEDRAYALLNRIVTLAFTVPPLCDDSKLSIFHNLASSSKNLEDRNMSKDKYQTGGLKRTSLSDISGVEVLSGTKEAYPLINKAVALHVTEADIEHWVKRTLESNERKLSKYILDDAMSMRRVINSIRVTVIIMGVLKTELPQPDLIAAWVVLANQWPCRLSWIIQCVEDALQRAEIDHNEAVADHSKDLWNVFSESRAELYVMRAQIEDLLDQDGDPEMFERFLKVDFQFTIEDLKAFNVVTVNLNHSLKKELAQIRGTSRLKDSGWMRAFAPLPITSIINMDSEDICKELEKMEYPRKYSDIVKSNRISGSALVFGDPEDVKKLLNMTFGEWTTFRLRFLGLPQHLQLQPKNVHHPHKQLARPPLQDTHPHLATSTI
- the nkpd1 gene encoding NTPase KAP family P-loop domain-containing protein 1 isoform X2, which encodes MSTPTKAYMKHESRRIEEEYKGKSRPRPVKPSLVGMLALIWRLLFHKPVWTTENQDHHNVRFIHVNFSAWHFAGSDLLWAGLAIRLFQAMQMNFGKLQLVLYRVAQHNEEEEIKKKIVVEGPHHWRSKRICCCPLWFLVLLSLMVPIIILIFLLTFELPKHVGKPAAKVNGTTSQVSVLEGLVIASFGVPAANALRFVFLLGKNLIFNEELNIKRGLDNERVSSKLGFMSEVRKEMWFLSRFVEFMEVFESRRIRVVLRITNLDRCSPRKIVAVLDAINILLSDEESPFISVLAVDPEIIIQKVNFADGCFCKEDRAYALLNRIVTLAFTVPPLCDDSKLSIFHNLASSSKNLEDRNMSKDKYQTGGLKRTSLSDISGVEVLSGTKEAYPLINKAVALHVTEADIEHWVKRTLESNERKLSKYILDDAMSMRRVINSIRVTVIIMGVLKTELPQPDLIAAWVVLANQWPCRLSWIIQCVEDALQRAEIDHNEAVADHSKDLWNVFSESRAELYVMRAQIEDLLDQDGDPEMFERFLKVDFQFTIEDLKAFNVVTVNLNHSLKKELAQIRGTSRLKDSGWMRAFAPLPITSIINMDSEDICKELEKMEYPRKYSDIVKSNRISGSALVFGDPEDVKKLLNMTFGEWTTFRLRFLGLPQHLQLQPKNVHHPHKQLARPPLQDTHPHLATSTI